The sequence GGAACCCGCAGTGGGGTTGCGCTGTCGGTgacaccagaagatcctgctggcatgagcagccagagaattctggccaaaatcAATTTGTCATTTTAGAGTTTAGTGTTTTATTTAAAATGTCATGGATTATCTCAGTTGCTGTGGTGCAATTTGTGACAGCTGTCGAaagtgtgagcagagttttcacaaCAGGATGTTGGATGCAAATTGGCTTGACGTCTCTTCGGTGGGATTGAAGCTCTTTTGTtaatttttatttcagctttgtAGTCACAGAGCATCAATCATTTAGGAGAGCTGCATACTTGTAATAATATTGAATTAACACCGCAAGGTGGAGATAATGCTCCTACTGAATGTCCTCTTCAATTGTTAGTTTTACTTTAAGATTGGAACCTATATGAATGGCTTTGTAAAACTGGAATGTTCTTTGAACAGATCTTTTGACTTGTACCTTCACAGCATTTGTGAGTTCCCTGTGTATGCAGTTGATAATGAAATTGCTCAGTAGTATATCCCTAAATGTGCAGCATATGGATGGGTATCTCATTTCCTCCCCTGTGTTCCTTTCTCCTGATTTAATTATTTCTGCTCctgcattccacaccccaaaaAATAGTCACTGGGAACTGAAAATATGGCCATTTCAAAGACTTAGCTTGGAATTGCTTGTGCGACATTGATTTAGTAGTTGAGAGATTGAATGTAGGGAAGGCTAGTAGAAGGAGTGACTCCCGTGTACTAACTGAGCACAGTGACTGATGAATTGGTTCAGGCAGCAGTAAGAAGGGAAGAATTATATGATCTAATTAAAAGTAGGAATTGCTTTCTTTAAGTGTTTTAAACAttgtaattgatttttttttcacttaTTACTGCACTTTACAActgttgctgtcggtgcagggtaTGGCAGGATGTTTGTGTCTCGCAGCTAAGACAGTGGCCATTGTTGGCAGCTGATCCCTCTTTGCCTCAAGACGAAGAATTGCCTTATTTTCACCATTCGCAGCCCCATCTCTTCCCATTCCCCGGGAAaaaaaatacctggggttacatgGTTATTTCCTGAACTGGTTTCTAAAACTCTAAGCcagatgtgggcggcacggtggttagcactgctgcatcacagcaccagggacctgggttcaattccaaccttgagtgactgggtggagtttgcacattttctccatgtctacgtggatttcctcctacagtccaaagctgtgtagcttaggttgattggccatgctgagttgctccttagtgtcccaagatgtgttgattcgggggattagcagggtaaatacatgagattgCGGGGCCTGGTATGATGCTTTGTCGCATACTtggtggaccaaatggtctcttgcactgtagggattctattacacATCAGCAGTGTTTCTCATTGCTGGAAGGGGGTCTACATTTAATGCCTTGAGTCAAGTGTAAAAAAAATCAAGATTTCAGATATTAAATGTGGCAATATTACCTAGAAGTCTTAACCCATAACTGGGAAGAGAAAGGTCCATCTATCAGGGTATGAAAACTGTGCCAAAATTCACCCTATAAGTGGCATCAGTTTTCTCTTCCCAGAGGAGCAGAGTGGACTTTGATCCAGCGATGTGTACATTTCCAGCACTATGTCCCATTTCATTAAAGAACTTAGTCCAGGTGGACACGGAGTTGCAGTTTGCATAGTGTTTGGGAAATCCAGATTTCATTTCCAAAGAAGCTTCTTTTATAAATTCAGTTTCGTTGTAACACTGCTGAATGTTATTCCAGAGAGATAGGAGATGGTAATTTGAGATCCACTCTCAAATAACCAGACACTTGATGAATGGAAAAAAGAATGGGGGAAATCCTATCCTGAGAATAACCATACCATTCCCCCTTCAGTGATAATCGTAAATGTTTGTCTAAAATGCAGCTCCCTTCTACATTATACACTTGGTCAAAATTTTAAGTGAGCTCAATACTTCAGTGCTCTGGGGAAGAATGGAGTGTAAATCGAGCAGTGTTTGGCTTCTGAATTCGGTTTGATAGTTTAACAACTTACTTATAAAACTGAATTTTGACATGCATATTTTGAACGTCCTATTTGAGTGCATTCACCAACTATTTGTGTGAATAGCAGAGTTTATGGCTATAATAAGTTCTAATTCAGCAATAAGTCTAGAGCTACAGCTGGTAGCTGAACTAAAGGAGACACGTGGAACAGGACAGTCTTCTGAATTGAGCCAATTTATATTAAGTTACTGTGATATTTTGATTGACCAGTTACTGTCTGGCCTCACTCAACATTTTGCTGGTTACCATTCCCAACAGGGTTACTGAAGGATGGAACGAAGTTTGATTCTTCCCGTGACCGAGCTCAGCCATTTAGATTTAAAATCGGTGGAAATCAGGTCATCAAGGGCTGGGAAGCAGGATTAGTTCAGGTAAAAGTAAACTTGAATGTTGTCTTTTCTCCACCGTGCCCTGAGGTGCTGACTCTGTTATTGGGTTACATTCCCAGAGATGTTAGCCACCTTCCCATGGATTGCCCAAAAGACGATTCATGTGAGAACATACACAGTGATTATCGCACCAGAGTCTCTTGATGCCTTCACCGGATATGCACATGTGCTCTTTTCTAGCAAGAGTTCCTGATTAATCATAACTCATGTTTCCAGTCTCATTCCCCTATCATCCCTGTGCTTACAGACCTATATTGGCTCCCTGTTACGCAGcagctttattttaaaattctcatccttgtttttaaatcccttaGTTTTGCCCCTCATTTCTGTAATATCCTTCAACCCCACAACCCGTTGAGGTATTTACATTCTTAATTCTGACCCCCTTGTGCATTTCCAATGCTATTTTCTCCACCATCTGGCTTTGTCTCCTGTTGTCTAGGCCTCAACTCTGGAaattcctccctaaacctttctgccTCTTTACTTCGCTTCCACCTTTAAgcctacctttttgaccaagcttttggtcacctgaacTAATATCTCAGCATCATACATTGTTTTGTaattctcctgtgaagcaccttgggatgtttaatTATGTGAAGTGTTCATGTGGAACTCCCAAGCTAAGTTTCAAATTGTTCTCCAGTTTGTAGAGAAAGCTTGTTGTATCTAAATTAGCCAGACTTGTGTTTATTTAACAGTTTCTCACATTTTAGGCATCCTATAGGTCATGAATTATCTTTTGAAAGTAGTTATTATGTACACAAAGTGCCAAATGTTGCTTTTTGGGATGATTTTACTCCCCTGGGAAACAGTTTATGCAATTATGTGGCATAAATTCATGAATAGAAAAATTAGAACATGACCAAACTTCTTTACATTGTCAACTTTCATACAAAATGTCTTCTTCCACACTGTGTCTAGCTGGAAGTTTACAGCTTACAGGAGGTGATTAGCAGTATAACTCAGTACTATGAACTTCCCCTTTAACTCTTTTTAACTGCTTTTGCAGTTTTTGAAGAAGCTGAGAGGATGTGACTATGTTGCCATGTTAACCAAAGTATAATGTGGGTATTGAATGAGGTCagaatcgggcggcacggtagtacagtggttagcactgctgcttcacagctcctgggatcgattcccggcttgggtcactgtctgtgtggagtttgcacattctcctcgtgtctgcgtgggtttcctccaggtgctccggtttcttaccacagtccaaagatgtgcgggttagattgattggccaggttaaaaattgccccttagagtcctgagatgtgtgggttagagggattagcgggtaaatatgtgggggtagggcctgggtgggattgtggtcggtgcagactcgataggccgaatggcctccttctgcactgtagggtttctatatagtCTGGCTACCCTTCTCCCACCACAGTAAACTGCTGATATCACTGCTTTTGCTGGGGTTATGGTCAGGTACTTGAATTAGGTGCTAAGAGAGCTGCTGTCTGCCTGTAGAACTATCCAGGCACAGCAGAATCTGTCTCCAGATTTGTTCTTGGGGATTCAAGAACAGGAAAGCCTTTTAACCACACTGGGGATTAGAACATGCATGAATTGTCGGATTCTTTCACATATAGAGAATGCTGGTATCTTCTTCAAAATGCCCTACGTTTTGGGAGGTGGGTAGGGATTCTCATGACTATTATTCAAAGTGGAATAAACTATTTAACCATAGGCACCAGAATCTGATATACTACAGTGCTTGACTTCAACTGTACCTGAAGCTGTACTTTTCAGTGAAACGTATTTGTGCATATTGTCCCCATATATTTTAATTACATTCTTGTGAGCTGTGGTAAGAGGGTCAAGACTGGTCATCTTCTAGCTGTCGGTCTGAATTTACAAAATTGTTTTTCCTAAAACAATGTAGAATTAATTTCCCCCACCATTGCATATTTAAACAGGCAATGTCTATAAAATGGCCCATGAAATTCTGAATCTATCTTGTAGAGGTGTCATAGCCTGGGTCTGATAATCAGTCTTCAGTGTTTGAAATTCCGTTCGATTCCTGAAGTGCTGAACACAAGACTACTTTTCTGCAGGTTAAAATAGTTTATGAAAATTATTATCGAATAATTTATAGCAACAAAGTTGTAATGTGTACACTATTTATTGATACATGTATAGGCATATTTGAATATAAGATGCACACCAAACCTAGCCTTGAAAAAATGTAAAGGAACTGACTTACACTTTGGTCTTTCTCCATTACCTCAATCTTGGAGAATCTCAAAGTTAGAgtttggccatttcagaatgAGATCAGGAAGCATTTTTCACACAAAAGGTAATGGAAATCTAGAATGTTCTTCCCCAAAAATGTTTCTTGGGTCATTTCAAATGTTCTTATCTGTATGATATTTTTATTTGGGTATAAAGGGATCTGGAACAAAGACGGGTCAATGCAATTAAGGTACAGATTAGCCAGCATCTAATTGAATTCTGATGAATAATGCCAGCCAGTGATTACAGATTCTCTCACAAATCTAGTGGCTGCAAGGAGACAAAATATGAACAACCATTTTAAATTTTATAGGacggcactgtggttagtactgcagcctcacattcagttctggccttggatgattgtctgtggagtttacacattctccccgtgtctgtgtgggtttcttccgggtgctctggtttcctcccacagtccaaagatgtgcgggttaagttgatggtaaatagtaaattgccccttcgtatcagggggactagcagggtaaaaagttaaagtttattaattagtcacaagtaaggcttacattaacactgcaatgaagttactgtgaaattccccgagttgccacactccagtgcctgttcgggtcaatgcacccagccagcacgtctttcaaactgtgtgaggaaactggagcacccagaagaaacccacgcagacacggggaaaacgtgcaaactccacacacaagtgacccaagccaggaatcgaactcgggtcgctggcgctgtgaggcagcagtgctaaccgctgtgccaccatgctgctcactaatacatggggttacggggatagggtccgggtgggtgcagacgtgatgggctgaatgacctccttttgaactgtagggattccaggaAATGAAAACAATCTTAAATGTACAGTCAAAACATATAAAAAGAATCTAGTTCCTTTCTGACATTTTCTGCCTTAGTTTTCTTTTAAACAATACCTCCTCCTATTTGTTGCAGAGTTTTGAACTGGATTAGAATAATACAATTCTGATTAATTGGATCTTGCATTTGAGAAAGAAATTCTGCAATGAGCCCGGGGATGGCATTTTGCTTTTTCATTATTATAATGTTGAGACCACAGATTATTCAGAAATTCTTCCTGTATTTGTTTTGTCAGTGGAGTTTTGTTTTGAACGGCTGCGTAGCGTTATGCTTAAATGTGCTAATCTTGTATTTTAGATGAGTGTTGGGCAGAGAGCAAGACTAACCTGCACCGCTGACTATGCTTATGGAGCTGCTGGCCATCCTGGCATCATTCCACCTAACGCTACTCTGATTTTTGACGTCGAGCTCTTGAGACTCGAGTGAAAGCATTATTCGGTAGGTGACATTGCAATATAGTCGAGAGGGCACAAAAATCAGTTCTTAGGTCTGATATTGCTATCTTGGAGTGTGGAATaatcagtttgtttttttttgacaGGTTTGTCTCCTGCTTTTGGCACATAAATGTGAGCAAGCTTGAAGATTGTGCATTGAATAAGCAGGGCTTGGCTATAATCACACTACATTTACCATCTCCATCTACAACCAGCTGTATATCAGCAACAAATCCGCTTCTCGTGTTCCTTTTGGGCTGTAACTTAAAACCTGATGGTCTTAACCCTgaactttatttttttaatttaaaaaaactcatGCTTTGCTTTTGATAATTTTTAAGTTGCGCATGATCAGGTTGTAACATCAAGGTGCCTGTCAAGTAAAAAAGAAAGCTGATCATTTATGACATGCTACTTAACATTAAATTGTTAAAGCCATAAGATAATCATTCTGAATTGACTTGATGCC comes from Mustelus asterias chromosome 20, sMusAst1.hap1.1, whole genome shotgun sequence and encodes:
- the LOC144508661 gene encoding peptidyl-prolyl cis-trans isomerase FKBP1A-like, with the protein product MGVELETITPGDGRTFPKVGQFCVVHYTGLLKDGTKFDSSRDRAQPFRFKIGGNQVIKGWEAGLVQMSVGQRARLTCTADYAYGAAGHPGIIPPNATLIFDVELLRLE